The DNA window CACAAGATGGTTCCTGATCAGAAGCTCCACTGCTTCTACGTTGTATTTGTACTCGTCACGGCATTCAATCAGACACCTGTAaatgaacacagcaaaacaacataCCAGGACAATTATGAAAAACTACATACCTGTTAAGTTTTGTGACTGCATTTTCCACAgatgtgatgctatcatgttgACAACAGACcaacatataaacacctggcaGTTCCCACTACAATAGGTTGCTCCAGAACCACATTTTGcaatgatgacacacacaccgacTCAAAATGTACTAACAATACCAGCTTTGCTGTCCTGCTGGTAAATAGTCTACACATGTAGCCCACTTAGGCCGTGTACCACAGGGGGGACATTTTACTGCTTTTCACCATCTCTCAGAAGATTAACAATAATCTACCCCACAGCCAAACAACAAGCTTGTATCATTCAAATCAGTAAAAGCAGAGGAAGCATAAGACAGCGACATAGTATAAATCATGGCTTGAAATCAAATATGTCCTGACTCACCTGGTGATCTGTTTATTGCACCACTGTGGTCCATAGGCACGTCCATCCTGTAGGGCTTTAAgcaccagcaggtggcactcCCTGTAGCGTAGCAGCAAGTCAGCATCAGCTCCACTAGTAGCATCCAGAAGACCTTCCACAGCCTGGAAAATAAAGAAACCAGCATAGTCAAACACAGGTTAGCACAGATTAATCCTCCACCTTGCCTCCCTCACACCATTTCAAAAGCTGCAATTGTAAAAGTAACTGTCCTACCTTCTGCAGAAGGCCAAGTGCAGCGATGCCGTCCCTGGAATTCCTAGCCAAGGCCACAGCTTCCAGCAGGCTGCGTAGAGCCTGGGTCAAGGGGTTCATGGCAAGGGCTGGAGGGATGGCATGAAGATGTTGCTCCAAGTCTGCCATGCACTTATCGTAGATCTGAGCCACATCATCTGTGGCCCATGCCTGTTGCTGTTAAAAGCGATACAGAAagatttaattattttctgtGGGTTTAATACTGTAACACCTATCTGTGACACAAATTTCCTGACCTTAACATAAGAGGCACTTAGTTCAGTGCAGGCTGTTCTAGTTCCTTATATACTGTATTATAGCACAATTAAAAATGAGAGTAATGTTTTTGTCCTTGGTCAACATtggcacacacaaaaacaaaaaacaaacaaacaaaaaaaaaaaaaaacattttcatttttaaaaagcactctAGTCCATTTTATCCTTACCTTCTCTAGTCGTTTTAGCTCTTAAATTTAATTCTGGGGATCCCAAAAAGGGAACTCACCTTCATGGGCTGAGCCAAAAAGCCAGTGGGCTGGGAGAGATCATTACTGGGTAAGAAACCTGGAACGTTCCTGGCAAACTCCTCATATACAGCCAGTTGCTTTGGGTCCACTCCTCCCACCTACAGACACAAATGCATTGTTGTTACTTTGTTACTCTGACAACTTACACTGTATGTGCAGTTTGTTGATACACTGAACCATGGTCCTATTGGACATGTTGGACAGATCCAGTAAGTGACATAACAATAAattatgttttgatatagtgCACAACTGGATGTTACAGTGATCTCACCTTGAGTCTGATCTGCTCTGGCATTCGTTCAGCCTGGTAAGTCAGAACAACAGGATCACAGTACCGACGACCCTCTTGGCGTGCATGTTTCCTCAGCTCAAACTCCTAGAGGTGTTAAAAGACCCAGTTAAGAAATTAGATGCTTTTGCTTTACAAaatcagaattaaaaaaaaaacaaaaaaacacaaagatatgAATGAAACTTTTACAATTTACTCTTGTAAATGCCCCATGCTTAAGTCTCACCGTGGCTAGTCTCTTGTCCATTTCAGGGCCAGCCTTTTCCACGGCCGTTTTCTGAATGAAACAGCAAGCCAGTTCACAGTTGTCTTGTGCAATCCTTGCAGCAGCCTCTTCCATCATTTCCCTCTGTTGGGGGGTTGGTGCCTGAGGGAATAAACACCTTAAGTTAAAGAAGTGGGAATGGTACAAGAAAAGGATAAGAAAGCTCTCTCTATGTACCGTCTCTTTATACCTTAGAAAACACTAGCAATTACCCTACTAGCCCTCATTCAGCTTACCCTTagtgcagcagcaaagctgttcTTAAGGTTGGTGGCAATGCTCATGAGCAGGGGCTCGCGGCAGGTGATCATGGCCATGCCAGCAGTTAGGTTTCTCATCATATGGTGGGCAGCCACACGCATGCGGGACTCCTCTGAATCCAGGGCAAAGTCCTTCCTGATGATCTGCTCACAGGTCGTCATGGCTATTTTGATAGAGCGGTCAACCACAGGGTGCACCAGCTCCTGAACAGCTCGCTCTACTGACTGCCGTACACACTGCTTCAACTGAGGATGGGCCTGTAGCAATGGGATCTAAAGAGAAAAGACAGCAGAAGCATGACAGAAAAGTTgagaaaggaaaaacaaaaggatAAAGTCaacaggagaaagaaaagatgCAAAAGAAATGGTCTGAGCATGTCTGTGTCTTTTAGATGGAAAGTTGACTTCTCTGTCTGTGCTTTGCAGATGCCCAACACTTACATTAACATTGATATTGATGTGTGGAGCCAGGCCTGCCAAGGCATACACATTGATATCGTGGTAACTGAACTGTGGGGTGGGGGGCCCGGTGGTTGTGcaagtggtggtggtggcagcTGGGGTTGAGGGAGGGGCTGCAAATGGAACAAAGTCTCCTGTTGGTCACAAAACACTAATTTGAttaaaatcacaccaaaaaGCTGATTATCCAGACAACATAAACAGAAAGCAAGCACataggcaacaacaacaacaacatgtaaCAGTAAGCTTTTCAGtctaacataaaaaaaaattaaaagaagtTTTCTCAAACAACGAGACAGAGCAAAAGACGGACATGACAAAACAGAAGTAGCTGATCTGGTCAAAATAATCATCACATTTTGAGATGTTGATATGTTaacattatttatttctatttaaaatcAAAGTCACATTCATCCTATTGATGCAGGTGGTTTCAAAAGATATCTTCAAACTTTTTAAGACTGACTCAAGTATGGGTCACAATGCGTTGCTTCAATCATTTGGAAGGATGAGTCATTACTAGGGTTTTGTTCGCACATCAGAAAATTTTCAAACCCTAGAATGATACGGACATTTTACCAGAGGCAAGGATGATAAGTCCAAAGCCAAACAGACAAATGAATCTAAACTATATTAAGGCTGTAgctcaaaacttaaatgtaCAGTTCACAGAAAGCAGCACAAAGGTACAAGAAAATATGCAGTGTTCACCTGTGGTAGAAACTGGCAGCATCTCCTCTGGAGGCTTCGCCTCTTTCTTTGGTGCAGACAGCTGCTCCTCCAGGCTCTTTAGCTTCTCTTTGTCCTTTAGCAAGCTTCCTGGCTTGAGGTCATTGATGTCCAAAGACAAGTTCTTACACAGAACTTCAATTTCAAACTTTAAGTTcagctgcaggaaacaggagAACAACATGATAAATAATCTCACAATTTTTCAGCTTACTACGATTTTACTGTAGCTATTAGAGAATACTGTTGATTTGTATTAGAACTGAAAGTGGCAATGCATGGGTAATGGACAATAATGTGACAGGCTATTTAATGCAGATGGTATTAGCTGACAATGTTGGATATAGCTGGGTTACAGGGAACAGGTTGTGGCATGATCACTTCATATGTGTTACCAAAAACTGCTGAGGTGTTGCCTTTTAGCTATGATTTAGGCAGACTGTATTTCCAAGAGCTGTCCGAGTTAAGCAGCTACATAAGAAGAATAATCTATTACCTTGAGGTCATGTTCTTGATGCAGCTCAGCGAGAACATTCATGATGGCCATGGTCCAGGGGTTCTGGGGCCTGAAGACCTACAACATCGGAGACACACATTAGTTCAAGTCACTATGAAAAATCCACAGGATCTCAAATGGTGGAGTCAGGTAAGCATATGCCAATTTtcttaactgtgtgtgtgaaaaagagATATTTTGCCTGAAGTGAACACCGCAGCATGACACACTGCGCAGTAGTATGACATAATGTCTGCTGCATGGAGACACCTCTTAGTCCTATTTGACTAACCATGCTTCGTAGACTGGACTCTAAAACCTTTGCCACAAAGGGAACCACATATAGTAGCTCCTGCTGGCCCTTCACATAGGCTTCCAGTAGCAGAGACTTGACTTCCAGATCCTGGGAAAGGGAGAACATGTTAGCCAACTCAAAAGGCAACAGGGGGCCCATCACATAATAAAACAatgcaagcaaaaaaaaaagcgttaCAAATTCTTACCGTGTAAAGGATAGGCTTGTTTTTGGCCAGTGTAATCATGCCCAACCAGTGGCCCAAGTTCTTCAGCAGGGAGCGATCAGAGAAATTGGCAGCTGCCTTGTCAGAGGTCAACAGAACCTAAGAGAAATTGAGAGATGGTAGGGGATCGTCAGTGTACTACTATGGTAAATGGGCACAAAAAAACTGATAGTTTtgatatgtgtttttttggtggtTGCAGTCAGACCAGAAAAGAGCGTTTGAAGATATTAAAGCCCTAAAGTCACCATCTTTTACCTTGATATTCCTGTAAGTCTCATTGAGGACCATCTTCACGAACTCCGGGTTCTTGAGAGTGTCCAGAAAGTTGGAATAGAGACTGTGGAAGTTGGGCTCAATGCTGACACGTTTCATCACCAGGTACTGCGACACCCAGGGCATGAACTCTTCCTTCACCGTCTCTTTCAACTCCTCAACCTGATATAAGCAAATGTGGTTTTAAAAATGCTTCTTTGACTATTAAGGATTTTGATATACAGatatgttttgtctgttttcactTACCTTTTGGGTCATGTTGGATTGAGAAAGGTTGTTGAAGATAAAAGCAATCTTCTCCTGAACATTCTCTGGAGGCTCTACAATCCTTTCTGTTTGGTCAGTGGCCACCAGCAGGGTGTCAATGTTGGTTGTGTTTATGGAGGGCTGCAGGCAGGAACAAGAAGAATTACAGTTGAAAGGAGGTATCACTATATATACACTGTAtctgcagaaaaacaagccAATTTAAAGCATTGACAAGACACATGGTAGGGTGTCTAAACTCACAGGCACATCCTTCTTGAAGCTGCTGGGTGTTGGTCTTGTGATGGTAGGGGTCTTGGCTACTGTGGTTGTAGTCGTGGTGGTGGTGACTAGAGTGCTGGGCTGACCTGGCTGTGGGGCTTTAGGGACGCCAGGTTGCTGCGACTGGGCTTGGACTTGTGCAAGTGCCAGACTGCCAGGTGTGGTGATGGAGCCTTGCATCTTCACCGGAGGGTCCCGTGACTGTTGGCCATACTCGATATACTGCACGCACAGGATATTGAAAGGAGCAGAGCGACAGATTTAATTTATCTGTTTGTATGTATCCTTTTCTACAGTCATATTTGGGACAAACTAAAGCCCCAATCAGACAAAGCATGTTTTGAAGGTTGCAAAATGTGAGGCGCACCACACCATTTTTAAACTGGCCCAATTagacagagcttttttttttttttttttttaaaaatcattgcTAGGAAACCACGGAATTACATTTCCTTAGTTAATGCTGTGAAGTAAAATCACAGATCTGTAGCTTaaaatctgcataaaaatggTCAGGCAGAGTGCACGTGCTCTGGCTCTGACGTAGGGTGAGAGGCTGTTACCAAATAGTATTTTCGTCTGCACTGAAGTGAGCTAATGCTAGCTACACACAAATCATGTATGCTCCCACTTGCTGTCATTACCACCACAAAAGGCCACCCCTCAATTCATCTGATTGGGCAATACGGAAAAATGCAATGATGTCAGCTCATATTACTCTCCTAGTTGAAGTGTTGGCAACTTAAGGCATTAAGGGCGCTCCTGCAAAAACGCAAGGGGCATAGAGTGGAAAACCACAAGATGCTCAGCAACACAAAAGCAGTGGAAAGAAAGCGCTTCACTCtcattgaaaacattttaaaaagccatCCCAGACTTCTCTAACATGCTGTCTCACCCAAGACTTTTGAATGGTGAGCATAGATAAATTAAGGAAACCTGATTACCTCTTGTAAATGGTGGGGGAATTGCAAGAAGTGTGCAATTGAAGCCAGGTGCTGACAATATTGAGGATAGTCCTTTAgtctggaaacacaagacataGTTAGCTTATAACAAGATGACTGTTGttatattattattcatttaataaaataaaacatttcaatacCTGTTTTTAAACCTATCTAGGGCGGCAATtccaaaataatacattttggaTCCATAGGGTTTTCTTAAGGCTTCAAGAACATATCGGAGGGCCAAGCCCAGGGCCATGTAGGTGACAAGACCCTTCTCAATAATGCCACCAAAAAGGCAGGCAGTGATGTGCAGCTCCTTGTCTGGGTACTGGGGGAAGAATCGGTATTCCTCAAACAAGTTCCGTAGCATGCAATTGAACACCTCTCGCTCCCGCTTGATGGTTGAATCCTTGAATCtctgcagcatttccagtaCCTACGAGGGGGGACAATGATGTGGCGGGAGGTAAGTTAATTCGAAAAGCAACAACATTACTGAGACTATGACAAAACTTATCAACAGCAGCCAATAATTGCCTGTGTGAATTTGATTTAGGTAAGTGTTTTTGGCAGAGGCGAATGAATTATATCATTACATACTTCATCCACAGACATAGTTGGGTGAGGTGGGTGGTTGTAGATGCGCTGGAAATAACTGTTTGCTTCATCATCGATCTCCTTACTAAAGTGCTGGTTTGCCTCGGGCCACACCTGAGAAAGGTCAGctgaaaaaagtatttaaaaaaaagacattttaaaccaaaaccgTCATTAACTTGAATGTTGTAATGCAACACTGGTTATCTCATTAAAAGTGGGGCTGTCAGCATAAGCAGACAAGGAGTGGAAGACTAATCTGTATTTCCTCTATGATAAACTGTATGAAGTTGTATAACATGTAAAAGAGAAGAAAGTCGCACCTAAATGTTTACATGAAGTTAAAACTGCATTAGGTAGCTTTTAGTCAAACTTCTCTTGTAAACTGTATTTGTGAGGCACACTGAGGTGCATTACAAATAATTTTGCAAATCAAGATAAAACTGATTATCACTGTGGAGGAAATACAGTGCTGAGCAGCGCAGGGCGGGGCTCTCAGTCACACCACTGCCACCACCACTTACAGGCCTTCATCTTACTCTGCTGAAAGGTTGGTGGGTTCAGGCCTGGTGTGCTCATCTTCCTGGTGCCAAAAGGGTCGGTGTTCACGGTTGACATACCCAGACTAGAGCCAATACCGGAGCCAATGCCCGTGCCCAGAGGACCTGAAAGAAACATAACACTTTAATAATTTAAATCAATACATACCTCCCTCTATGAATTATAACCCTTTCTCCTCTGAATTTGGTTAAGTTTAATATGAACAAGGATTGAGTGACCAGGGTGTTCTGCCAAATTTGTTACTCCTTATAAAATACTCTGCCAGTGGCTTTATCTGAATTACCCAACATGATACAAACTAATAAAGGATCCCCAGCTATGCCACACTTGCTTAGGCTTACTGTATGCACAATATACTAACATTCAGCAACAGTGTAACCACAACAATTTGTATAACTTCTCACTGAATTGGAAGAAGACTCAAAAGGCTGTAACAGCGCAGTATGACTTGCTGATTTAATATGAGCATGCCTTGGttgtgtaaaaatgaaaaaatgaaatatcataGTACCAGAGTCCATACCGGGAAGCTGCGAGGACAGGCTGCCTATGCCACCAAATGGTGTGCTGGGGTTGGGGTTGGACAGTGGTGGGAAGGCCTTTGCTGGGGACTGGGGATTACTGAAAGCTGAACTCAGTGAGGTTGGGAAACCCTGCATGCTTTGAGTATGGGAGGTGGCTGTGCCCCCCAGGTTCAAGGAACCCATGCCAGACAGAGAGTCCATCTAGAGAAAagcaagagagggagagacaaggaggtcaaaaagagaaacaacaaGTCTTTTTAGCATGTTAGGAATATAGAATGGTTTTGACACCAATTTCCAATATTAAAAGGCATTACGTTTGCCTGCAGAGGCATGACGTAGCTTTCATATGAGGGTACCTGTACAGGAGAGATGGCATCCAGGCTGCTGGTGCTGGGGGCACGTCCCTTTGGCATTACCCCTGGTGGTGGTTGCCGGGCTTTATTCATCACATTGCTGCAGTTGGCAACCATGGTCAGGATAGTCTCTGACAGCTCCTGCGACACGCTCCTgagacaaaatgacacaaatctttaagttaaataaaaaagataacaCTGTATGAAAGGGTAAGAGTGAttggtctcaaaaaataaactGCACATTCTTGAGATTGTTGGTCTGAAATGTTCGAACCACCATAAAAAGCAACCAAAGCTGGGCTTCACTTTAAGGGAGACTGAAGTTATTAAACAGTTAATCAGAAGGTCAACAAAAAAGCAAACTAATAGTTCAGTGATGGAGACTAAGCCAGATAGTGTCTCACCCTGCACAGGACTGCAGGCAGGCCAGCATGGTGGCTAAGGTCTCCGGGGGTAGCTGGGCACTTTTGGGCTGGTCCTTGTCTGGGGCCAGACCCCCCATAATGGATGGGCAGCGTCTCTTCAGGAATGTCACACAGGCCTGGATAAAAGGTTcctgaaaaaatacaaaaattttGTAAAATACAATTTATTTAAGGTGGTGCTCAAACTACAATGACAAAAACAGGGAAACCAACAAtcttattgtttttcttttcgtTTTGTTTTTGAGAAAACGGAGTAAATCTATTAGAAGACTTACCCCATGCTCTCTGATTTTGTCAGTTAGCCATTTATCAAGTTTGAGGTATTCACGGCGAGAGGCAAGTGCAGCAAGGTCAATAACAAAGGCAAAGGGAGTACCATTCAGCAACATCGATAGAGACtagagaggaaaataaaaacactgtcttAGTGACCATGAAAATGACCTCAATGAAAACAACTTCCATTTAGGATAAAGTGGAGACCACCAGAGGATATACGGCCCCATATACTctcatttgtatttgtcattaaATCTCATGTTGATTAAAACTAGTACatccttaaaaataaaacatatggaGGAACATTATTCAATATAACAGTCTAATGTGCCACAAACAGAAGGCACTGCATCAGTGATTATTTAGTCTATTCTGACAAACCTTCAAGTCCTGTGCCACATCCAGGATGCGAGACAGCTTAGCTTGGTCATACTGCTCCCCTCTCATGTACCACTCAGCCATTGAATGCATTATTAGTTGACGGATGGAGGGAGACTGTCCCTGTAAAAATAATCACCAGGTTTTGTTAGTACACAGGTGTTGTAAGAATATAATCAAGACAACAAATAACTTTAGATGTATCAAAGAGCACAGAGAacgaaaacaacaaaaacattgaaATCAACAAGCATTAACACCAACCTGTCCATGCCAGGCATAGTGCAGGATAATGGCAGAGTTCGGGTGGTTGCCCAGGAAGATGGGCATGAGAGTAGAGATGAGCTCATGGCGCAGTGTGTGCCAGGAGGGGGAGATCTGCAGCAATGCCAGGACCAACATGTCTGGGCAGTGCTTGATTGGAAAGCTAAATAGCTGCTTCACCTGCTCATACTGGCCCACCTCAGACAGTCTGAGCAGACTCTCCACCAGGTCCAGACTTTTCCTATGGTGAGTTGAGGGCAATTAgtcaaacacactgaaacatcaACACAGCATCCACCCTGTAACTTTTTGAGTAAATCAGCAATGAACCACAATCAGTAGGTCAAGCTACACATCTGATTATAAAGCACAATTTCCCACAGCAGAGAGCTTAAGATAATATATGTTTGTCAATGGTGACTTTTATTATCACATGAAATATTGTTATGATGAATATGCCAAGTGAAGCATTGCTTGAAATGTACAGCATTTGTACCCACACGAATACGCTTTcaatttaaaatgaatataatcGCCGTACACATGAGCATTTCAGCTCCATTTCAGAATCTCCATTCATTCTAACATGCCTgaaaacacatatcacatgacccTTCATGTACAGTGGGCAAATTGAATGCATCACATCATAATTTCCAACTCAGTACTTCCTGTATCTGGTTGAAATTCAAAGCCCCTTATTGTTTCAGTGGAGAGAATTCCTTAATTTtctaattaaaaggaaaaaaaaaaaaaaaagcttttattgtgaaacaataATTTACAGAGATTTATGACACCAGAGTTGCCTCTGACATAGTGTCCGTCATGACAGACAAATATATTGTGTAGTCTGAACTCGGCATAACACATGACATGAGTATATTGCCGTCTGTGGCAAAAAGATTGGGAGTCGTTGTAAAGCGCAGCAATCTTCAGAGTGGTACTGGGAGTATTATCCATCACCAGAGGAAGCCATGGCAATAGGAAAGGTGTAACGTAACCCACACAAAAATGGAGAAATCAGAAAAGGTATGTAGACTTAGCTATAATGTTTTAGCTTTACATGTAGTGACTGACAAGAGCCAATCGGGAGGCCAACAAGAGAGTCTGTGTccttgttttcaaaaatattcatttttgccCATTAAGACTAAAATGCAACACCACAGGTTTCAAACTAAAACATGATCAGCAGTATTTTTACAGCTCTCCTCTTCAGGGTTTTCAAATAAGCCACAGTAGTGTGGACACTAGGTAAAAACATAGTAATGGCTATGCATTTTAAAACGAAAATGTATTAGTGTGGCTGTAGCCTAGTGGCATGTAGGAGAAGGGCAAATAGATGTTGACAGTTTTAAAGCTTGAGTTCTTGAAATACCTGAACACTAAGCCCCATTATCAGAAATAAGCAACTACTACACCCTTCTACATAAAAGCCAAGCAGAAAGCTTCATACCAGGTGGCAATCTCCCTGTTGTCATCCTCTGGTGGGGCTTTAAGGATGTCAATAGCCACGGTGTGGCAAGGGTAGTCAGCAAAGGAAAACACTTCTGGGCTCATCAGGGAGTGCTGAATGAATGACAGCtgagaacagaaacaaaacaattttacatttaaagagGGAATACAAGGCTCAGCCACTACCACTCACACCACACAGTCTAGACAGAAATCAATTCCTACCTAGCATTATGATTCATCTTTATTAAATCCTACTCTTCTCTTTGACTGCAAAAATTAAGTTTGCCACaacaattaaaaacatgaaatcacATGATCCTATTGGAGCAGAGAAATGGTCAGTCACCTGTCCCTCTGCATGTTTCCATGGCCGATAGATGAGATCGACAGGGAAGACCTCCATGCCCAACCCCCTCTGAATGCCATACACCACTATGTGCAGGCCTTTACTGTCCCGGATTATAAATCCTGGGTGGTCCAGTTCGTATGTCACCTCTTTGAAGTTCAGGTTGGGATTCtaggacaaagacaaaaatcCACAAATTTAACCGCGTCAGGTTTTTGAAAGTAGTCTGGCACAAAAAACTCTTCCAGGAACATTCAGCATCAGGGTTATGACAGGCTAGTGTATGTATTCACTTGTTTAATGAATTCAATTTGAAAAAAAGTAATTCCAGAGTGACATAATGAAACGCCGGTCACTTAGCCTACAGTACTTTACGGAAGAATAAAGTGTGAAAAGGCCATTTTAAAGTAACATGTTTGTAAAGGCGAAGTGCCATCAAATTTTGAGTGCCGAAATGGAATTGATTTGCAAATTTGGTTGCAACTGCAAAATGCGCTCTACTGCATTAAACCTTTACACTCAAATCTGTTTTAATTttggcaaagtgttttcagtggccatgtggggaaaaaaaataggaAATAATTAGGAAAGTAAAAGGAAAAGTAACGGCTAGTTTATTGAGATAAACAGAGTCCCTTACCACTTCTTTCACGACATCGATGAGAACCTCAACGTTCCAAGTGTGTGCCTGCGAGCCATCGTTCTTATCCTTACCATCGCTCCAGATACCACTTCCTGGAGCTGAGATGGACtgcaagagaaaacaaaagaagagaAAATTTAAGCTCTGGTGCTTTGAAATGTTAAGAATCCAGAACAATACACTCAACCAGCTTGAGCCAACATCTAAATACTAAAGTTATTAAATCAAATGACTGTGATACTATCCCTTTGATTTATTCCTTGCATATCACTCAGAGTCATCAACCAACCAATTCTCCAGTTGTACAGCgttagtttgtttttaatttaggtCAATGTGATGATTTTACAGTAcacacatttactgtatgtttatGTCTGAGCTGTTCTCATACATTTTCATTAAAGCCATTCCCAGCTAAAAGCCAGAACAAAGTTGCCCTAGCAGATCTAAGTAGCATAAATTCGATGAAACACAGTTTTAATTGATCCTATGACTGGACACTTTTCcataaaaataaggaaaaaacaGACTAGGTAAGCATAGTTTCATCACTTCACATTTGCACCTCTTGGTTTGTAGTATGTGTGAACAGAAATGGACAGCAACTAAATTTTCCTTTGGCCCTAATTGAGTAAATCAAGTACAGTGGTCAAAGTGCTTCTGGCAGTCGGTGGCCAATCAAATCAAGCAACTCACCTGAAGTGGGATGCCATCAGTAAGGCCAGAGTGGGTACGAGCCATCATGCCAAGGACCCTGGCTACCTGGCTGGCAGTCACCTCTCTCACCCCATACTGAATGATTATGTTTCTGCACTCATCCAGACTGGAAAGACAAAAGGACAGGTCAGTGCTGACCATTACCCTAAACATTCACATATCaattaaaatcacacaaaaatgcattaggataaagttaaaaaaatgtttttaacatgAAGATGTATGCAATTTTTCATATATTAATGTTTGCAAAACATGTTACTAGAAACATTTGATCATATGCATGATATCACATCTCCAGATCTGTCAAATTGCAAAATGGTGTTGTGTGAAGGGAAGGTGTCAATGGGTGCTTTTTATTATGCTGACTTATGCTTCCTTGCGTCCTCTCTACTCCCATGACCCAAAAATTGTTCCCTTTCCACCATCATGGAGGATTTTCAAATACTGTAAATGCATGCCAACAAGACAAGGAGAGGGGAGACTTCTGGAGGAGCGTGGAGCAAAGACACAGTGATGTATCCTACATATCTCCTCCTCACATCTCTCTCTCATATTCTCGCTGAGAGGAGCCAAGATGCCAGACCCAAGTGAGGGTAGCGAGGAGAGACATGAGCAAGATGAAAAAGCACCCATTGTATGAGGTCTATATTCAGCTTCTCATCTATTTACCATGCAGGCATTAGCACCTTGGTGGCCAATTTTGCCTTAAGTGTTCCTGAAGTGGTCTTGGTCATATGATTACACTGCATTCACTTAaggattttgttttaattttttttacacaacagCTAATCTA is part of the Epinephelus lanceolatus isolate andai-2023 chromosome 5, ASM4190304v1, whole genome shotgun sequence genome and encodes:
- the cnot1 gene encoding CCR4-NOT transcription complex subunit 1 isoform X6: MNLDSLSLALSQISYLVDNLTKKNYRASQQEIQHIVNRHGPEADRHLLRCLFSHVDFSGDGKSSGKDFHQTQFLIQECVSLISKPNFIATLCYAIDNPLHYQKSLKPSAHLFTQLSKVLKLSKVQEVIFGLALLNSSNADLRGFAAQFIKQKLPDLLRSYVDADLGGNQEGGFQDIAIEVLQLLLSHLLFGQKGASGVGQEQIDAFLKTLCRDFPQERCPVVLAPLLYPEKRDILMDRILPDSGELAKTMMESSLAEFMQEVGYGFCASLDECRNIIIQYGVREVTASQVARVLGMMARTHSGLTDGIPLQSISAPGSGIWSDGKDKNDGSQAHTWNVEVLIDVVKEVNPNLNFKEVTYELDHPGFIIRDSKGLHIVVYGIQRGLGMEVFPVDLIYRPWKHAEGQLSFIQHSLMSPEVFSFADYPCHTVAIDILKAPPEDDNREIATWKSLDLVESLLRLSEVGQYEQVKQLFSFPIKHCPDMLVLALLQISPSWHTLRHELISTLMPIFLGNHPNSAIILHYAWHGQGQSPSIRQLIMHSMAEWYMRGEQYDQAKLSRILDVAQDLKSLSMLLNGTPFAFVIDLAALASRREYLKLDKWLTDKIREHGEPFIQACVTFLKRRCPSIMGGLAPDKDQPKSAQLPPETLATMLACLQSCAGSVSQELSETILTMVANCSNVMNKARQPPPGVMPKGRAPSTSSLDAISPVQMDSLSGMGSLNLGGTATSHTQSMQGFPTSLSSAFSNPQSPAKAFPPLSNPNPSTPFGGIGSLSSQLPGMDSGPLGTGIGSGIGSSLGMSTVNTDPFGTRKMSTPGLNPPTFQQTDLSQVWPEANQHFSKEIDDEANSYFQRIYNHPPHPTMSVDEVLEMLQRFKDSTIKREREVFNCMLRNLFEEYRFFPQYPDKELHITACLFGGIIEKGLVTYMALGLALRYVLEALRKPYGSKMYYFGIAALDRFKNRLKDYPQYCQHLASIAHFLQFPHHLQECVQYIEYGQQSRDPPVKMQGSITTPGSLALAQVQAQSQQPGVPKAPQPGQPSTLVTTTTTTTTVAKTPTITRPTPSSFKKDVPPSINTTNIDTLLVATDQTERIVEPPENVQEKIAFIFNNLSQSNMTQKVEELKETVKEEFMPWVSQYLVMKRVSIEPNFHSLYSNFLDTLKNPEFVKMVLNETYRNIKVLLTSDKAAANFSDRSLLKNLGHWLGMITLAKNKPILYTDLEVKSLLLEAYVKGQQELLYVVPFVAKVLESSLRSMVFRPQNPWTMAIMNVLAELHQEHDLKLNLKFEIEVLCKNLSLDINDLKPGSLLKDKEKLKSLEEQLSAPKKEAKPPEEMLPVSTTAPPSTPAATTTTCTTTGPPTPQFSYHDINVYALAGLAPHININVNIPLLQAHPQLKQCVRQSVERAVQELVHPVVDRSIKIAMTTCEQIIRKDFALDSEESRMRVAAHHMMRNLTAGMAMITCREPLLMSIATNLKNSFAAALRAPTPQQREMMEEAAARIAQDNCELACCFIQKTAVEKAGPEMDKRLATEFELRKHARQEGRRYCDPVVLTYQAERMPEQIRLKVGGVDPKQLAVYEEFARNVPGFLPSNDLSQPTGFLAQPMKQQAWATDDVAQIYDKCMADLEQHLHAIPPALAMNPLTQALRSLLEAVALARNSRDGIAALGLLQKAVEGLLDATSGADADLLLRYRECHLLVLKALQDGRAYGPQWCNKQITRCLIECRDEYKYNVEAVELLIRNHLVNMQQYDLHLAQSMENGLHYMAVAFAMQLVKLLLVDERSVSHVTEADLFHTIETLMRTCAHSRANAPEGLPQLMDVVRSNYEAMIDRAHGGPNFMMHSGISQASEYDDPPGLREKAEYLLREWVNLYHSAAAGRDSTKAFSAFVGQMHQQGILKTDDLITRFFRLCTEMCVEISYRAQAEQQHNPAASAAIIRAKCYHNLDAFVRLIALLVKHSGEATNTVTKINLLNKVLGIVVGVLIQDHDVRQTEFQQLPYHRIFIMLLLELNAPEHVLETINFQTLTAFCNTFHILRPTKAPGFVYAWLELISHRIFIARMLAHTPQQKGWPMYAQLLIDLFKYLAPFLRNVELNKPMQILYKGTLRVLLVLLHDFPEFLCDYHYGFCDVIPPNCIQLRNLILSAFPRNMRLPDPFTPNLKVDMLSEINIAPRILTNFTGVMPSQFKKDLDSYLKTRSPVTFLSELRSNLQVSNEPGNRYNIQLINALVLYVGTQAIAHIHNKGSTPSMSTITHSAHMDIFQNLAVDLDTEGRYLFLNAIANQLRYPNSHTHYFSCTMLYLFAEANTEAIQEQITRVLLERLIVNRPHPWGLLITFIELIKNPAFKFWSHDFVHCAPEIEKLFQSVAQCCMGQKQAQQVMEGTGAS